One segment of Anaerolineae bacterium DNA contains the following:
- the uvrC gene encoding excinuclease ABC subunit UvrC: MADISELGAKAAQFPCQPGVYIMRDGDGHVIYVGKAVNLRSRVRSYFQASNAHAPKVLRLMESLADIEFIVTSTELEALILECTLIKRYRPRYNVRFKDEKRYPFIRVGWEEDYPRVSTVRRIADDGARYFGPYTSSWAMRETLDLLRRLFPYRTCKDAMDGARRRACLYYHIGRCPGPCVGACTPEEYREGIERLCLFLEGKSNQVIRDLRDKMEEASAQLQFERAAALRDQLQALERVVERQKVVSSSLQDHDVVAFARSNGSACVQVFFLREGYLIGREYFVLEGTTEEEDKEILASFLEQFYSEASHVPSEVIVPQAPESMMVIESWLREKRGRRVSVRVPKRGEKRQLLKLAQENAAATLNSLRAEWEADEGRSVQALEELRQALNLKEIPARIECYDISNIQGSHAVGSMVAFVKGVARKSDYRRFRIRTVSGADDFAMMAEVLRRRFGARDKSACDESFAARPDLVVVDGGKGQLHAALQALEEAGVEGVSVIGLAKEHEDIYVPGRPEPLQLARGSQGLFLLQRIRDEAHRFAVSYHRGLRSKAATRSVLEDVPGIGPKRRRSLLRHFGSLEAVKQASVDELAAAPGMTRKVAEALRQSL; encoded by the coding sequence ATGGCCGATATCAGCGAATTGGGAGCCAAAGCAGCGCAGTTTCCCTGTCAGCCGGGCGTGTACATCATGCGAGACGGGGACGGGCATGTCATATACGTGGGCAAGGCCGTCAACCTGCGCAGCCGGGTGCGGTCCTACTTCCAGGCGTCCAATGCCCACGCCCCGAAGGTGCTGCGGCTGATGGAGAGCCTGGCCGACATCGAGTTCATAGTGACCTCCACCGAATTGGAGGCGCTGATACTCGAGTGCACGCTGATCAAGAGGTACCGGCCTCGCTACAACGTGCGCTTCAAGGACGAGAAGCGCTATCCCTTCATCCGGGTGGGATGGGAGGAGGACTACCCGCGCGTCTCCACCGTGCGCAGGATCGCCGACGACGGCGCCCGCTACTTCGGCCCCTACACTTCGTCCTGGGCCATGCGTGAGACGCTGGACCTCCTCCGCCGCCTGTTCCCCTACCGCACCTGCAAGGACGCTATGGACGGGGCCCGTCGGCGCGCCTGCCTCTACTACCACATCGGCCGCTGTCCGGGCCCGTGCGTCGGTGCCTGCACACCGGAGGAGTACCGCGAGGGGATCGAGCGCCTTTGCCTATTCCTCGAGGGCAAGTCCAATCAGGTGATCCGGGACTTGCGGGACAAGATGGAGGAGGCGTCGGCGCAGCTGCAGTTCGAGCGGGCTGCTGCCTTGCGGGATCAGCTCCAGGCCCTAGAACGGGTGGTAGAAAGGCAGAAGGTGGTGTCGTCCTCGCTCCAGGATCACGACGTGGTCGCCTTCGCCCGCTCCAACGGTTCCGCCTGCGTGCAGGTGTTCTTCCTGCGCGAGGGCTACCTGATCGGTCGGGAGTACTTCGTGCTGGAAGGCACCACCGAAGAAGAGGACAAGGAGATACTGGCTTCGTTCCTGGAGCAGTTCTACAGCGAGGCTTCTCACGTCCCCAGCGAGGTGATCGTTCCTCAGGCCCCGGAGTCCATGATGGTCATCGAGTCCTGGCTCAGGGAGAAGCGAGGCCGGCGGGTGAGCGTGCGGGTGCCCAAGCGCGGGGAGAAGCGCCAGCTGCTGAAGCTGGCCCAGGAGAACGCCGCCGCCACCCTCAACTCACTGCGCGCCGAGTGGGAGGCCGACGAGGGCCGTTCGGTGCAAGCGCTGGAAGAGCTGCGCCAGGCGCTGAACCTGAAGGAGATACCGGCGCGCATCGAGTGCTACGACATCTCCAATATCCAGGGAAGCCACGCCGTGGGCAGTATGGTCGCCTTCGTCAAAGGAGTGGCGCGGAAGAGCGACTACCGTCGCTTTCGCATTCGCACCGTTTCCGGCGCCGACGACTTCGCCATGATGGCCGAGGTGCTGCGCCGTCGCTTCGGGGCTCGGGACAAGTCCGCTTGCGATGAGTCGTTCGCCGCCCGTCCGGATCTCGTCGTGGTGGACGGGGGGAAGGGTCAGCTCCATGCGGCGCTGCAGGCCCTGGAGGAAGCAGGGGTTGAGGGCGTATCTGTCATCGGGCTGGCCAAGGAGCACGAGGACATTTACGTGCCCGGCAGGCCGGAGCCGCTGCAGTTGGCACGCGGCTCGCAGGGGTTGTTCCTGCTGCAGCGCATCCGCGACGAAGCGCACCGTTTCGCGGTGAGCTATCACCGAGGACTTCGAAGCAAAGCTGCCACGCGCTCCGTGCTGGAGGATGTCCCCGGCATCGGGCCGAAACGGCGTCGGTCGTTGCTCAGACACTTTGGCAGTCTGGAAGCCGTCAAGCAAGCCTCGGTGGACGAACTCGCCGCTGCTCCTGGCATGACCAGGAAGGTGGCGGAAGCGCTCAGACAAAGCCTGTAA
- a CDS encoding HIT domain-containing protein, giving the protein MDRLWTPWRMPYLTADKPSGCIFCQALAEGLDSSNLVVHRAERAFVMLNRYPYNNGHAMVVPNRHVGSLELLQEAELLSIMQLVNLTLAGLRNLASPDGFNIGVNLGKAAGAGIEAHVHVHVVPRWQGDTNFMPILAHTRVIPESLTDTRSRLQGAIERVLAGQTGGECGRDG; this is encoded by the coding sequence ATGGATCGCCTGTGGACGCCCTGGCGGATGCCGTATCTCACGGCAGACAAGCCATCGGGCTGCATTTTCTGCCAGGCACTGGCCGAAGGGCTCGATAGCAGCAACCTGGTGGTACACCGAGCCGAGAGGGCCTTTGTCATGCTGAACCGATATCCGTACAACAACGGTCACGCGATGGTGGTCCCCAACCGTCACGTGGGCTCCCTCGAGCTGCTGCAGGAGGCCGAACTGCTTTCGATCATGCAGCTGGTGAACCTGACCCTGGCCGGTCTCCGAAACCTGGCATCGCCCGACGGGTTCAACATAGGTGTGAACCTGGGCAAGGCGGCCGGGGCGGGGATCGAGGCTCACGTGCACGTGCACGTGGTACCGCGGTGGCAGGGGGATACCAACTTCATGCCCATCCTTGCCCATACCCGGGTCATTCCTGAGAGCCTTACCGACACCCGCAGCCGGCTTCAGGGGGCAATCGAGAGAGTGCTAGCAGGCCAGACAGGTGGGGAGTGCGGGCGCGATGGATAG
- the alaS gene encoding alanine--tRNA ligase, giving the protein MSSAELRRSFLQFFQDRGHTVVPSSPLVPAGDPTLLFTNAGMVQFKAIFLGAEKAPYARAVTSQKCLRVSGKHNDLENVGPSPRHHTFFEMLGNFSFGDYFKREAIAFAWEYVTGVLKLTPERLSFSVYQEDDESFNLWQEIAGVGPDRIFRLGAKSNFWTMGDTGPCGPNTEIFYDMGPDYCTCGDPACSPALDNGCNRWPEIWNLVFMQYNMEVDGSLSELPAKGVDTGMGLERVAAILQGANTNYDTDLFLPLMDEVQRLLGHSEEERRRHTVSYRVIADHARAVTFMIADGIQPGNEGRGYVLRLLLRRAARHGRLIGFTQPFLAQIADIVIEQMGPHYAELPARRDYIRQVVEQEEERFQQTLSTGLARLSELAQNLEARGLSEIPGEEAFRLYDTYGFPIDLTLEVARDAGLSVDMDGFRAALEEQRQRARAAQAFAAAAPELERHRRLLQNLVRAGKLSEQGTTRLHLETTFAETEILALLTDDGEVNSAHEGDHVGVVLRETPFYVESGGQIGDTGIIGVYQSDDLDEEPMAALEVQEVRALIPGLPVHWGEVVRGRLEVGQTVWAMVDYERRMDIARNHTATHLLHSELRYVLGQHVQQAGSLVTPERLRFDFTHSGMLTQEELTEVERLVNEAILADYPIECRVQEYQEALEEGAMALFGEKYGDRVRVVAIGEAGAEFSKELCGGTHVEHTSQIGFFHIISEGSVGAGVRRVEAVTGRAAHTLALERLQAIESAATFLGTKPEQVDRRVLQLMERVQSLEREVAALQREAATARLSGALQNVAEVDGVKVLAMQVEAPDVETMREMTDFLRDRLQSGVVILGAVIDEKPAFVASVTRDLVGRGLSAARLVKEVARVVGGGGGGRDTMAQAGGRDPSKVSDALAGVPALVHTSIQGGSGA; this is encoded by the coding sequence ATGAGCAGCGCCGAGCTCAGGCGCTCATTCCTCCAATTCTTCCAGGATCGCGGCCACACCGTCGTTCCCAGCTCGCCTCTGGTTCCGGCCGGCGACCCGACGCTGCTCTTCACCAATGCCGGAATGGTGCAGTTCAAGGCCATCTTCCTCGGGGCGGAGAAGGCTCCTTACGCCCGAGCCGTGACCTCCCAGAAATGCCTGCGCGTCAGCGGCAAGCACAATGACCTGGAGAATGTGGGCCCTTCGCCCCGGCATCACACCTTCTTTGAGATGCTGGGTAACTTCAGCTTCGGAGACTACTTCAAGCGCGAGGCCATCGCCTTTGCCTGGGAGTATGTGACCGGGGTGCTGAAGCTGACCCCGGAGAGGCTCAGCTTCAGCGTGTACCAGGAAGATGATGAGAGCTTCAACCTCTGGCAGGAGATCGCCGGCGTGGGTCCCGACCGTATCTTCCGCCTGGGCGCGAAATCGAACTTCTGGACCATGGGCGATACGGGCCCCTGCGGGCCGAATACCGAGATCTTCTACGACATGGGGCCGGATTACTGCACCTGTGGCGATCCAGCGTGCTCTCCTGCCCTGGACAACGGCTGCAACCGCTGGCCAGAGATCTGGAACCTGGTTTTCATGCAGTACAACATGGAAGTGGACGGGTCGCTGTCCGAGCTTCCCGCCAAGGGGGTGGACACCGGCATGGGCCTGGAGCGCGTGGCGGCCATCCTCCAGGGGGCAAACACCAATTACGACACCGATCTCTTCCTGCCTCTCATGGACGAAGTGCAGCGACTCCTGGGTCATAGCGAGGAGGAGCGCCGGCGGCACACCGTCTCCTATCGCGTCATCGCCGACCATGCCCGCGCCGTGACCTTCATGATCGCCGACGGCATTCAGCCCGGTAATGAGGGGCGAGGTTACGTGCTCCGCCTGCTCCTGCGCCGTGCGGCCCGGCACGGGAGGCTCATCGGCTTCACGCAGCCCTTCCTCGCTCAGATAGCCGACATCGTCATCGAGCAAATGGGCCCCCACTATGCCGAGCTGCCCGCTCGCCGGGATTACATCCGTCAGGTGGTAGAGCAGGAGGAGGAACGGTTCCAGCAGACCTTGTCCACCGGGCTGGCGCGGTTGTCCGAGCTGGCTCAGAACCTTGAGGCCCGCGGCCTTAGCGAGATTCCGGGCGAGGAAGCCTTCCGCCTCTACGACACTTATGGGTTCCCCATAGATCTCACCCTCGAGGTGGCGCGAGACGCCGGTCTCTCGGTGGACATGGATGGTTTCCGGGCCGCTCTGGAGGAGCAGCGCCAGCGCGCTCGGGCAGCTCAGGCGTTTGCTGCAGCCGCCCCGGAGCTTGAGCGCCACCGCCGACTCCTGCAGAACCTCGTCCGAGCTGGCAAGCTGTCGGAGCAGGGAACGACACGCCTCCACCTCGAGACGACTTTCGCCGAGACCGAGATCCTCGCCCTTCTCACCGACGACGGCGAGGTCAATTCTGCCCACGAGGGCGACCATGTGGGTGTCGTCTTGCGAGAGACCCCCTTTTATGTCGAGAGCGGGGGCCAGATAGGCGACACGGGAATCATCGGAGTCTACCAGAGCGATGACCTCGATGAGGAACCCATGGCCGCTCTGGAAGTCCAAGAGGTGAGGGCACTCATACCCGGGCTGCCTGTCCATTGGGGCGAAGTGGTTCGCGGGCGGCTGGAGGTCGGACAGACCGTCTGGGCTATGGTGGACTACGAGCGGCGCATGGACATAGCCCGCAACCACACCGCCACCCACCTTCTTCACAGCGAGCTTCGCTACGTGCTCGGTCAACACGTGCAGCAGGCCGGTTCGCTGGTCACACCGGAGCGCCTCCGGTTCGACTTCACCCACTCCGGCATGCTGACTCAAGAGGAGCTAACCGAGGTCGAACGGCTGGTCAACGAAGCTATCCTGGCCGACTACCCGATTGAGTGCCGTGTGCAGGAGTACCAGGAGGCTCTCGAGGAAGGAGCCATGGCTCTCTTCGGCGAGAAGTATGGCGATCGAGTGCGGGTGGTCGCCATCGGTGAAGCAGGGGCCGAGTTCAGCAAGGAGTTGTGCGGCGGCACCCACGTCGAGCACACCAGCCAGATCGGCTTCTTTCACATCATCTCTGAAGGCAGCGTCGGCGCCGGAGTGCGCCGAGTGGAAGCCGTGACCGGCAGGGCAGCGCACACCCTGGCGCTGGAGCGCCTTCAGGCCATCGAGAGCGCCGCCACTTTCCTCGGCACCAAGCCCGAACAGGTGGACCGGCGGGTCCTCCAGCTCATGGAGCGGGTGCAAAGCCTGGAGAGAGAGGTGGCCGCCCTGCAACGGGAGGCCGCCACAGCGCGGCTCTCCGGGGCACTGCAGAACGTGGCCGAAGTAGACGGAGTCAAGGTACTTGCCATGCAGGTAGAGGCTCCCGACGTGGAGACCATGCGGGAGATGACCGACTTCCTGCGCGATCGGCTCCAGTCTGGCGTGGTCATCCTCGGCGCCGTCATAGACGAAAAGCCGGCATTCGTGGCCTCGGTCACCCGGGACCTGGTGGGTCGCGGCCTCAGCGCCGCCCGGTTGGTGAAGGAAGTGGCTCGGGTGGTCGGCGGTGGCGGTGGCGGCCGAGATACCATGGCCCAGGCCGGCGGCCGGGATCCAAGCAAAGTGAGCGATGCGCTAGCGGGCGTGCCCGCGTTGGTCCACACCAGCATACAGGGCGGTTCCGGGGCCTGA
- a CDS encoding acyl-CoA carboxylase subunit beta encodes MDSEAVGEQQEWRDRLEALRAESLAGGGPERVATQHAKGKLTARERIAVLLDPDTFVEIGPFARSRGAAFGPDGVGPLGDGVVTGYGSIEGRLVYVFSQDFTVMGGSLGQAHADKICRLMDLATQNGAPVVGLNDSGGARIQEGVESLAAYARIFLRNTLASGVVPQISAIMGPCAGGAVYSPALTDFVIMCQDTSYMFVTGPDVVRAVTHEEVTFEQLGGAAVHAGQSGVAHFRVEGDEECLALIRLLLSYLPQNNLEDPPYLEPEDDPERQDEALDSIVPESPSQPYDMHEVITRVMDDGQFLEVHADYAQNIVVGFARLDGHPVGVVASQPLVLAGVLDINASEKAARFVRFCDCFNIPLVVFEDVPGFLPGLDQEHGGIIRSGAKLLYAFCEATVPRVTVITRKAYGGAYCVMNSLPTRGDLTVAWPMAELAVMGAESAVNIIHRRTLASAPEEEREALRARLVVEYRERFANPFVAAERGLIDDVIEPRQTRPWLIRALQMLRNKRQKNLPRKHGNIPL; translated from the coding sequence ATGGATAGCGAGGCGGTTGGCGAGCAGCAGGAGTGGCGAGACCGCCTGGAAGCGCTTCGGGCGGAGTCCCTTGCCGGTGGCGGTCCCGAGAGGGTGGCAACCCAGCACGCCAAGGGGAAGCTCACAGCGCGAGAGCGCATCGCCGTCCTCCTCGATCCCGATACGTTTGTCGAGATAGGGCCGTTCGCACGGTCCCGCGGCGCCGCATTCGGCCCCGATGGCGTGGGCCCGTTGGGGGACGGGGTGGTCACCGGCTACGGCAGCATAGAGGGGCGGCTGGTGTACGTCTTCAGCCAGGACTTCACCGTCATGGGCGGGTCTCTGGGCCAGGCACACGCCGACAAGATCTGCCGACTGATGGACCTAGCCACCCAGAACGGTGCCCCGGTGGTGGGGCTCAACGACAGCGGCGGCGCCCGCATTCAGGAAGGGGTGGAGTCACTGGCGGCGTATGCCAGAATCTTCCTCCGGAACACGCTGGCGTCGGGCGTAGTGCCCCAGATATCGGCCATCATGGGCCCCTGCGCCGGGGGAGCGGTGTACTCCCCTGCTCTTACCGACTTCGTGATCATGTGCCAGGACACGTCCTACATGTTCGTGACTGGCCCCGACGTGGTCCGCGCGGTGACTCACGAGGAGGTAACCTTTGAGCAGTTGGGTGGGGCGGCTGTGCACGCGGGGCAGAGCGGCGTGGCTCACTTCCGAGTGGAGGGGGATGAGGAGTGCCTAGCCCTGATACGGCTGTTGCTGAGCTATCTCCCCCAGAACAACCTGGAAGACCCACCGTACCTCGAGCCCGAAGATGACCCCGAGCGTCAGGACGAGGCGCTGGACTCGATAGTGCCGGAGAGCCCCTCGCAGCCCTATGACATGCACGAGGTCATCACCAGGGTTATGGACGACGGCCAGTTTCTGGAGGTACATGCCGACTACGCTCAGAACATCGTAGTGGGCTTTGCCCGGCTCGATGGGCACCCCGTCGGCGTGGTGGCCTCTCAGCCTCTGGTGCTGGCCGGAGTGCTGGACATCAACGCCTCTGAGAAGGCGGCCCGGTTCGTGCGCTTCTGTGACTGCTTCAACATCCCCCTAGTAGTCTTCGAGGACGTCCCCGGCTTCCTGCCCGGGCTGGATCAGGAGCACGGCGGCATCATCCGCTCGGGAGCCAAGCTGCTCTACGCCTTCTGCGAGGCGACGGTCCCTCGCGTGACTGTCATCACCAGGAAAGCATACGGTGGAGCCTACTGCGTTATGAACTCCCTCCCTACCAGGGGCGACCTGACCGTAGCGTGGCCCATGGCCGAGCTGGCTGTGATGGGAGCGGAGAGCGCGGTCAATATCATCCATCGCCGGACTCTGGCGAGCGCGCCCGAGGAGGAGCGCGAGGCCCTGCGGGCGCGACTGGTAGTGGAGTACAGAGAGCGGTTCGCCAACCCCTTCGTGGCAGCTGAGAGGGGGCTGATAGACGACGTCATCGAACCGAGACAGACTCGACCCTGGCTGATCCGAGCTCTGCAGATGCTGCGGAACAAGAGACAGAAGAATCTACCGCGTAAGCACGGCAACATCCCTCTTTGA
- a CDS encoding cyclic nucleotide-binding domain-containing protein, which produces MPAERAPSWSRYLRRLPLFADLSREDMAALASIAIIQDVPAGRRVWRQGDPGDRLIVVLRGQLEATRVNVDGHLEPLARLVVGSASGETSLLLGDAHDATLTALVPSRLLVLHRNQFQALARSRPSLSAALRPREDICVALEAPRLRWQEPDERVTLYERRHPWVFWRSLFWPFLFGALTPPTIQFLGLSFEYLLSAALIAVAWVTWLWLEWRNDALVLTTSRIVRVEKQLLFYERQEQAALDKIQDVSVVRRGLAAAVLGFGHLTVQTAGATGQITFSYAPRPEAIKDAIFAETSRFNRLQRAWRRYNLEQELRRQLGLVPATDPDEPEAVSRPSLPQPQGALDAAALRLTHLINDGLPRLRRQEGDVVLWRKHWVVLLRSLAWPVVTAAALAGVPLLAGVSLPQPVSLGTAGLFLAWVWWQWENWRNDVYVLTPDRVIDIKRLPLRLHASQREGNLLNIQNVTYVVPGLLAGLLNYGHVTIETAGQVGNFTFESVFAPAEVQADVFRYLEASRERLQAGQQAAQSEALADILAAYERLRSDAGKAGSHPARADLP; this is translated from the coding sequence ATGCCTGCCGAACGCGCCCCATCCTGGAGTCGCTACCTGCGGCGCCTGCCTCTCTTCGCCGACCTGTCTCGCGAGGATATGGCCGCCCTGGCCTCGATCGCCATCATCCAGGACGTCCCGGCGGGGCGAAGAGTCTGGCGGCAAGGCGATCCGGGGGATCGGCTGATAGTGGTCCTCCGCGGTCAGCTGGAAGCCACCCGGGTCAACGTAGACGGACACCTGGAGCCGCTGGCCCGCCTGGTGGTCGGCTCCGCCAGCGGGGAGACTTCCCTTCTTTTGGGCGACGCCCACGACGCCACCCTCACAGCACTGGTACCCTCTCGCCTCCTGGTCCTCCACCGCAACCAATTCCAGGCGCTGGCCCGCAGTCGTCCCTCGCTCTCGGCCGCGCTGCGGCCTCGGGAGGACATCTGCGTCGCCCTGGAGGCACCCCGACTGCGCTGGCAGGAGCCGGACGAGCGCGTCACCCTGTACGAGCGGCGGCACCCGTGGGTGTTCTGGCGCTCCCTGTTCTGGCCCTTCTTGTTCGGCGCTCTGACGCCCCCAACGATCCAATTCCTCGGCCTTTCTTTCGAGTACCTGCTCTCGGCCGCGCTCATCGCCGTCGCCTGGGTGACTTGGCTGTGGCTCGAGTGGCGCAATGACGCCCTCGTCCTCACCACCAGCCGGATAGTCCGGGTGGAGAAGCAGCTGCTCTTCTACGAGCGTCAAGAGCAGGCCGCTCTGGACAAGATTCAGGACGTCAGCGTGGTGCGCCGCGGCCTAGCCGCAGCGGTGTTGGGCTTCGGCCACCTCACGGTGCAGACCGCCGGCGCCACCGGCCAGATAACCTTCTCGTATGCCCCTAGACCCGAGGCGATCAAAGACGCCATCTTCGCCGAGACCAGCCGATTCAACCGCCTGCAGCGCGCTTGGCGGCGGTACAACCTGGAGCAGGAACTGCGCCGGCAACTGGGGCTGGTGCCGGCGACGGACCCGGACGAGCCGGAAGCGGTGTCCCGTCCCTCCCTTCCCCAGCCTCAGGGAGCGTTGGACGCGGCCGCCCTCAGGCTCACTCACCTGATCAACGACGGCCTGCCCCGACTACGGCGCCAGGAAGGAGACGTAGTGCTCTGGCGCAAGCACTGGGTGGTGCTCTTGCGGAGCCTGGCCTGGCCGGTGGTGACGGCGGCTGCCCTGGCAGGCGTTCCTCTGCTGGCTGGAGTTAGCCTGCCTCAACCGGTATCCCTGGGAACGGCCGGTCTGTTCCTGGCCTGGGTCTGGTGGCAGTGGGAGAACTGGCGCAATGACGTGTACGTGCTCACGCCGGACCGAGTCATTGACATCAAGCGCCTGCCGCTGCGGCTGCACGCGTCCCAGCGTGAGGGCAACCTGCTCAACATCCAGAATGTGACCTACGTAGTGCCGGGCCTACTCGCCGGCCTTCTCAACTACGGCCATGTCACCATCGAGACCGCGGGCCAGGTAGGCAACTTCACCTTCGAATCGGTGTTCGCGCCAGCGGAAGTCCAGGCCGACGTGTTCCGTTACCTGGAGGCCAGTCGCGAGAGGCTACAGGCAGGTCAGCAGGCGGCGCAGAGCGAAGCCCTGGCCGACATCCTCGCTGCCTACGAGCGCCTCCGGAGCGACGCCGGCAAGGCCGGCAGCCATCCTGCCCGGGCCGACTTGCCCTAG
- a CDS encoding tyrosine--tRNA ligase codes for MDLEQLLTRGVAEVIVREELEERLRSGEKLRLKQGFDPSKPDLHIGHAVGLRKLRQFQDLGHVVVLVVGDWTAQIGDPSGRDESRQMLSREEVLANAETYMNQFFKVVDRERTEVRWQSEWYEGFSLADVLDLTSRFTLAQMMAHDTFRRRYENGLPITLMELMYPLLQAYDSVMIRADVEFGGTDQKFNNLAGRELQAAMGQRPQDVLLVPLLLGTDGRKMSKSFGNTIDLDDPPEEMYGKVMSLADGVLFDYFWLVTDVPEEEIAAMKKAISEGANPRDLKMRLAREIVTQMHSAEAAQKAEAEFVRVFQRQELPEDMPEVRVPQGATVMDAIVTAELAGSRSEARRLIEQGGVYLDGDRVEALDTAVSFADGSRVLRVGRRRFVRLLPA; via the coding sequence GTGGACCTGGAGCAGTTGCTCACACGGGGGGTGGCCGAGGTGATCGTCCGGGAGGAACTAGAGGAGCGGCTGCGCTCCGGGGAGAAGCTTCGCCTGAAGCAGGGCTTCGATCCGAGCAAGCCCGACCTGCACATCGGGCACGCGGTCGGTCTGCGCAAGCTGCGCCAGTTCCAGGACCTAGGACACGTGGTGGTGCTGGTGGTAGGCGACTGGACGGCCCAGATAGGCGACCCCTCCGGCCGCGATGAGAGCCGCCAGATGCTCTCCCGCGAAGAGGTCTTGGCCAATGCCGAGACCTACATGAACCAGTTCTTCAAGGTGGTCGACCGCGAACGTACCGAAGTGCGCTGGCAAAGCGAATGGTACGAGGGTTTCAGTCTCGCCGACGTCCTCGATCTGACCTCCCGTTTCACCCTGGCGCAGATGATGGCGCACGACACGTTCCGGCGCCGCTACGAGAACGGTCTGCCCATCACGCTGATGGAGCTCATGTACCCTCTGTTGCAGGCGTATGATTCGGTGATGATTCGCGCCGATGTGGAGTTCGGGGGTACAGATCAGAAGTTCAACAACCTGGCCGGCCGCGAACTGCAGGCCGCCATGGGTCAACGTCCTCAGGACGTGCTCCTTGTGCCGCTCCTGCTGGGCACCGACGGGCGCAAGATGAGCAAGAGCTTCGGCAACACCATTGACTTGGACGATCCGCCAGAGGAGATGTACGGCAAGGTGATGTCCCTTGCCGATGGCGTGCTGTTCGACTACTTCTGGCTGGTCACCGACGTCCCCGAGGAGGAGATCGCGGCCATGAAGAAGGCGATCTCCGAAGGGGCCAATCCACGGGACCTGAAAATGCGGCTGGCAAGGGAGATCGTGACCCAGATGCACTCCGCTGAGGCAGCACAGAAAGCCGAGGCGGAGTTCGTGCGGGTGTTCCAGCGGCAGGAGCTGCCCGAGGACATGCCTGAGGTGCGCGTGCCCCAAGGTGCCACCGTAATGGATGCGATCGTGACCGCCGAGCTGGCCGGCAGCCGTAGCGAGGCGCGCCGGCTGATTGAGCAGGGGGGCGTGTACCTAGACGGAGACCGAGTCGAGGCGCTCGATACCGCCGTATCCTTCGCCGATGGGAGCCGGGTGCTGCGGGTGGGCAGGAGAAGGTTCGTGCGGCTGCTGCCAGCCTAG